The following proteins are encoded in a genomic region of Sphaeramia orbicularis chromosome 2, fSphaOr1.1, whole genome shotgun sequence:
- the LOC115436568 gene encoding uncharacterized protein LOC115436568 → MAFPRTSSIMLWFSLILFVYWTTSAAESHDPSPADLPALRRLKRELDSTTKEQVRTGFQVGISFLSTVRDVTNQIQPKKLASMFKGLASLASLAPGIGSLVLSIVNVVLAFVPQEEELSNGFDEVNRRLDNLALQISDLAKEVEWSNFASVYSQDENHILNAWRKLDELQKNLKLVTSEEEKLRLAEIFANFYENSGTEGSVANIYHYLTVNGTSLSKNINSLLRDKFKCSISEIGRYNLYLSSLLWKGMVLNQLHWKLIGFSSSHKQEEHNSMFKNVFKAQNDALQFCLDNFEQYLVKDVEVVSKRFTKDQKEEIAADVQKTLEEKYFWYKWTVMVYKEEDEVYYRLVHMWRVPVGELVVAVGYTHKEEDRGNADVESAIQRCFAKTQCWHFKKKYLDCHVTVLPEDDPNIEVDYRNFTDYARFLNYVPDYDPPPVRRHSSRITYPPPPVILTPPVFKKVACPPPGFPYKVDFYLSRRLPVCSSPDYCQHGGVCRRLLDSNEHLCDCPDGYYGNRCENSTRTFQNVDIGFLVPDITTLNTKLDQIQDKLDRIMRTCPAH, encoded by the coding sequence atGGCGTTTCCTCGGACGTCCTCCATCATGCTGTGGTTCTCACTCATCCTCTTTGTTTATTGGACGACCTCAGctgctgagtcacatgaccctTCACCTGCTGACCTCCCAGCCCTTCGCAGGCTCAAAAGAGAGCTGGATTCAACCACCAAAGAACAGGTCCGGACTGGGTTCCAGGTGGGCATTAGCTTCCTGAGCACGGTCAGAGACGTGACGAATCAAATCCAACCTAAGAAGCTGGCGTCGATGTTCAAGGGCCTGGCCAGCTTAGCCAGTTTGGCGCCTGGTATCGGAAGTCTGGTCCTCTCAATTGTCAACGTGGTTTTGGCCTTTGTCCCTCAGGAGGAAGAGCTGAGCAACGGCTTCGATGAGGTCAACCGGAGGCTGGACAATCTGGCCCTCCAGATATCCGACCTGGCCAAAGAAGTGGAGTGGTCCAATTTTGCCAGCGTCTACTCTCAAGATGAGAATCACATCTTGAACGCCTGGAGGAAGTTAGATGAGCTTCAGAAGAACCTCAAGCTGGTGACGAGTGAAGAGGAGAAGCTGAGGCTGGCCGAGATCTTCGCCAACTTCTATGAGAACTCAGGGACTGAGGGCAGCGTGGCCAACATCTACCATTACCTGACGGTCAACGGCACGTCTCTGAGCAAGAACATCAACAGCCTGTTGAGGGACAAGTTCAAGTGCAGCATCAGTGAGATAGGCCGCTATAACCTGTACCTGAGCAGTCTGCTGTGGAAGGGCATGGTCCTCAACCAGCTCCACTGGAAACTCATCGGATTCAGCTCATCACATAAACAGGAAGAACATAACAGCATGTTCAAGAACGTCTTCAAAGCTCAGAATGATGCTTTGCAGTTCTGTCTGGACAACTTTGAGCAGTACTTGGTTAAAGACGTAGAGGTGGTCAGCAAAAGATTCACCAAAGACCAAAAAGAGGAGATCGCTGCCGACGTCCAAAAGACTCTGGAGGAGAAGTACTTCTGGTACAAGTGGACAGTGATGGTATACAAGGAGGAGGATGAGGTCTACTACAGACTGGTCCATATGTGGCGTGTACCTGTGGGGGAGCTGGTGGTGGCGGTGGGATACACCCACAAGGAAGAGGACAGAGGAAACGCGGACGTTGAGTCTGCCATTCAGAGATGCTTTGCTAAAACCCAGTGTTGGCACTTTAAAAAGAAGTACCTGGACTGTCACGTTACGGTGCTCCCTGAAGATGATCCTAACATCGAAGTGGATTATAGAAACTTTACAGACTATGCCAGATTTTTAAATTATGTTCCGGATTATGATCCCCCCCCAGTGCGTCGTCATTCCTCCCGAATTACTTATCCTCCCCCCCCAGTGATCTTGACACCACCTGTTTTCAAAAAGGTGGCGTGCCCTCCCCCTGGTTTTCCGTACAAGGTGGACTTCTACCTGTCCAGACGGCTGCCGGTTTGTTCCTCACCTGACTACTGTCAGCATGGAGGCGTGTGCAGGCGGCTGCTGGACTCCAATGAACACCTATGTGACTGTCCTGATGGTTACTATGGAAACAGATGTGAAAACAGCACCCGCACCTTCCAAAACGTTGACATCGGTTTCCTGGTGCCAGACATAACCACCCTCAACACCAAACTGGACCAGATACAGGACAAGCTGGACCGGATCATGAGGACATGTCCGGCCCACTAA